A single genomic interval of Helianthus annuus cultivar XRQ/B chromosome 13, HanXRQr2.0-SUNRISE, whole genome shotgun sequence harbors:
- the LOC110901023 gene encoding germin-like protein 9-3, which yields MARQVIFFICVVLAIAGLVHASDPDILFDYIVPPNVTVLDRNFFTYTKIQGFFVGSNLTDPKSMLASMAEFPALNGQSVSLSFLRLGPGGVSAPHTRPHATGLFFVLSGRFGVGFVDSTNKLYTQTLETGDMFIFPKGLVHYQYNPDDKEPAVAVAAFGSASASSVSIPGSLFDTNIEDVVLAKSFKTDVTTIRKLKAGLGNKI from the coding sequence ATGGCAAGACaagttatattttttatttgtgtCGTCTTGGCGATAGCGGGGCTCGTTCACGCTAGCGATCCCGACATACTCTTCGACTACATTGTTCCACCTAACGTGACCGTATTAGACAGGAATTTCTTCACTTACACCAAAATTCAAGGGTTTTTCGTCGGGTCAAATTTAACCGACCCTAAATCTATGCTAGCCAGCATGGCCGAATTCCCGGCTTTAAACGGTCAAAGTGTTTCTCTTTCCTTTTTACGCTTAGGCCCGGGTGGTGTGAGTGCACCCCACACACGACCCCACGCAACGGGCCTGTTTTTCGTGTTGAGTGGTCGATTTGGGGTCGGTTTTGTGGACTCGACTAACAAGCTTTACACTCAAACCCTAGAAACCGGAGATATGTTTATTTTTCCAAAGGGGCTTGTTCATTACCAGTATAACCCTGATGACAAGGAACCCGCGGTGGCTGTGGCTGCATTCGGTAGTGCAAGTGCCTCTTCGGTTTCGATCCCGGGATCTTTGTTTGATACAAATATTGAAGATGTGGTTCTTGCTAAGTCTTTTAAAACAGATGTAACTACAATTCGGAAGCTCAAGGCTGGTCTTGGAAACAAAATTTAA